The Ruminococcaceae bacterium KH2T8 genomic sequence AGTAAGGGAAGGGGCGGGATTCTCGAAAGTGACCGTCGCGTCATCGGTCATAGTTACCGTGACATTGCCTTCCGAATACTTAAGGGCGTTGCTGATTATATTTTCGAATATCCTGTTTGCGTCTCTTCTCCTGCATCTTGCTATGACCGGGGTTTCGGGCATCGTTATATCGGGTTCTATCCCTTTCTTGCCGAAGGCTGCATAGAAGGAGATGAGGCACTCCTCGAGGATCCTTCTGATATCCTGTTCCTCTGTTACGTCTTCGGATATGCGGTTTGCCTGATCGGAGGAAGTTGTGTACTTAAAGAGTTCTTCCGTCAGTTCCGACAGGGCATCCGTCCTGTTCCTGATCCTTTCGAGATATTCCTTACGGACGTCTTCATCAGGTTCCTCCTCGATCATCTCCAGATATGACCTGATGGCGGTAAGGGGAGTACGAAGGTCATGTGAGATCCCCGTTACCGCATCCTTGACAGTCTTATTGCCTCCCTCGAACCTGTTTCGTTCCTCTCTTAAGGTCTGAAGTTCACGGTTAAGTACTTCCGCACATCTCCTGGCTTTGGGATCAGAGGTTGACAGAGTAACGGGAACTCCGGTTTTACCTGATACCTGATCTTTGATGTTTTCAGTCAGCTCGTCGTAGCCGCGCCTTAAGATGCGGATTTTAAGGAGGGCGAGTATCAGGATAATTGATAATGTGATGATGACGATAAGATGCATAACATGATTATATCAGTTGAGATCCTGCCTTCGGAACAGTATAAGTCCCGCTGCATTTATAATTACTATCCACATGAAGTTAGTAAGGCAGAAGATTATGTAAAGTCCGTCCTTCCACATCCTGTAGTGGGATACTACCAGTAAAAGTGACATCAGGAATCCGCAGCCGGGATTAGCGTAAAGACTTGCTACCATTATCTTGCGGGGTATTCCTCCGATATGATTGGGATTCGGTCTTCCGAGATATATCTCTTCGTCTAAGATCTCACCGTTTTCCGTGATCACGATGATATCGCTGAAGTTTTTGATGTCGAATGAGCTATCATGTAGGATCTCGCTGTCAGGATGCAACTCGCAGTAATTATGCAGTTTAGAACTAGAGAATTGACGTTCCGGTACCAGAAGTGCCGCCATGGTAGCACCGGCGTAACCCGAGAAGAGTATGATTATGCTCCCTGCAACGGCTATAAGTGATACGACGGGCCTTTTTGAGATAAACAGGACACAGAGTGTTAAGGACAACATGACTATGTCAACTGTAAACATATACATTGCGCAGGTTCCCAGAAGCGGGAAGAATATTGGTATCTTCCAATGTTGAATGAGCATGGCCAACGACATTGCGACCAGGCTCAGGATATTGAAAAGTGCCGTGACAGAACTTCCAAAAATCAATGACGCCAGATAGACTCTCGTCTTGGAATGCCCTGAAGCTATAAGATTACGCAAGGCACCTTCGGAGAACAGCTTTCCCATGAAGAGAACAGTAAACAGAGGCGTCATTAAAGCAGGAATTACCAAGGTAAAGTTTAAGTATCGAATAAGATAATCTATCTTGAGATCGATATCGCTATCTAGATCGGAATTAAGGATTCCTGCCTTCTCATAAGTCACTTCTAAAGTATCGGTCAACTGATAGTCACTTGTAAGACGATTCTTTATTTCGATCCTTTCAGTTCTGATATTCGCAAATGATATGACGACTATAAGTGCGACGAAGATCCAAAGCTCAGCCGTTTTTACGGCTCTGAAGAAGAAACCGCTTATTATCTTTTTCATATCAGAAGACCTCCTTTCTCTTGAAGGCGGGAACGCCTATGGCCGCACCTGCGACAAAAAGAACGATCACGGTCTTTTTGTTAATCTTAAAAACATGATCTGTTACTTTGCCGTAGAAGGCATCTTGAGGTGTTCTGTCGCTTATGAAGATAAGTGCCTTCCTGGCATTGCCCGTGACGTACTTGGGATTCTCCTGCACCTCGTATTCTCTGGTCTCTTCGTTATATACTTTCTCGGTGTAGGGGATATCCAGTCGATCCTTGCATGCTCCGCCGATCAGAATGAACGCATAGAACATGGCAAGGGTAAGTACCAGTGAGAAGAATCTTATGCTGAAGTAAGTGTCTGCCAGCACGAAGAGGGATGCAAAGGCTGCGGTCCATAAAACGATGAGGATAAGAGATCTTGTGTCAGGTGTATTGAAGAGCCTTGCTTTTTCTCCAATAAGATTAATGACGGTCTTTACCATAAGGATCTCAAGGGAAGATGCGATGACGGAAAATACTACCGATACGATCCAGGAACTTAAGAAAATCCAATGCCTTTTTACTCCCACGGTGATCTTATTACGCCAGCCGCCGTCTCCTCTTTCTCTGTCTACGAGAAGGTATATGAAGATCGAGCTTATAAGGATGCCGTGGATCATGAAATCGCGCGGGTCGGTCTTGTGATCAGAAGCGAGGGACCACGACAAACATGTCCAGAGGACCATAAGACATCCCCAGACCATGGGAAGAAAGAGCAGGATCCATGTGCTCTTGCTCTTTGCCAGCCTGTATAGGATTATGTGAAGCTGACTTATCATGACTGTTCACCGCCGTTGCCCACGAGGTTCATGAAGTAAGCTTCAAGAGTCTCGTCATTCTCGATGACCTTTAATATCTCTACGTTCTCTTTGTCGGCTTCGTGTACCATGCAGGTGATGTTGATGTCGCCTAAGACGTCGATGGAACCGTCGGATGCGACCTCGTATTTAAATCTCATATTGTCCAGAACACGGCACATTGCCTTGGTGTCGCTTACCGTAAGGCGGGCTGCCTTT encodes the following:
- a CDS encoding histidine kinase, giving the protein MHLIVIITLSIILILALLKIRILRRGYDELTENIKDQVSGKTGVPVTLSTSDPKARRCAEVLNRELQTLREERNRFEGGNKTVKDAVTGISHDLRTPLTAIRSYLEMIEEEPDEDVRKEYLERIRNRTDALSELTEELFKYTTSSDQANRISEDVTEEQDIRRILEECLISFYAAFGKKGIEPDITMPETPVIARCRRRDANRIFENIISNALKYSEGNVTVTMTDDATVTFENPAPSLTPLMVSKLFDRYYTVNDAKGSTGLGFSIARELTEQNGGTIEAVMEDEKLRIILKFAH